CTCGCTGCTGGTGGCGCTGTCGCTGACGATGGTGGTGACGCTGTGAGCACACCTTCTCGAACTCGCCCGGTGTCAGTGGCAGTTACCCCGCGCCAACTGACCCTCCCCGCACTCCTCCGCCGCGCCCTGTGGTGGACCCTGCTCACCCTCACGGGAGGCGTCGAGCGCCGCGGGCGCCTGCCGCGCGGCGGTTGCGTGGTCGTCGCCAACCACTCCTCGCACGCGGACACCGCCGCCCTCCTCGCCGCGCTGGACGCCCGCCACTCCCCCGCGATCGGCGCGGCCGCCGACTACTGGTTCGCCTCGCCGTGGCGGCGCCGGATCTGCAGCCGCCTCGCCGCGGGCTTCCCGGTGCGCCGCACGGGCGGCGGCATGGACGACCTCCTGGCCGAGGCCGACGGACTGCGCGCGGGCCGCGCCGTGGTCCTCTTCCCCGAGGGCACGCGTGGCCGGGACGGCGAGCTGGGGGCGTTCCACCGCGGTGCCCTCGTCCTCGCCGAGCACGCGGGCGTACCGGTCGTGCCCGTGGCCATCGCCGGCACCGACCGCCTGCTGCCCAAGCACGGCAGGCTCCGCCCCGCCCTGGTCCGTGTCGCCGTCGGCGCGCCGCTGCCCGCGTCGGCCACCCCGGCCGAGGCCCGCGACGCGGTGGCGGCGCTGCGTCGGCGTACGGCGGAAGAGCCGTTGGCGGACTCGGCGACGCGCAAGCGGGTCGCCGCGGTCGCGGGCTCCCGATGGGGACTGTTCGCGGGCTTCCTCTGGGCGGGCGCCGAGGCGCTGAGCTGGCCGCTGATGCCGGAGCTGTTCCTCGCGATCGCGTGCGTCGCGGTACCGCGCCGGGCCCTGAAGCTGTCGCTCGCGGCGCTCGCGGGCAGCCTGGCCGGCGGCCTCCTGGCGCTCCAACTCGGCGGGTCCGGCGTGCAGTTGCCCCAGCCCCTGACGACGGACCGGATGCGGGCCGAAGTGCGCCACGAACTCGCCGTCGAATCGGCGGCGGCCGTCCGCCACCAGCCCTGGAACGGCATCCCCTTCAAGGTGTACGCGCGCGAGGCGGGCCGCGCCGACATCGCCCCCTCCGACTGGCTGGCCCGCTCGGCCCTCTCGCGCGGCTCCCGCACCCTCACCGTGGGCCTCGCCTTCGGCGCCCTCGGCTTCCTCGCCCACCGCCTCCGCCGCCGCTACCCCCTCTACCTGGCCCTGCTCGGCACCGGTTTCACCACGGCCCTCACCCTGATCGTGACGGGCTGGAACTGATCGCCATCGGGCCGCACATTGGTCTGCACCATGGCGCGGACACCGTCCCCCGCAGCAGAATCGGACCATGTCTGACACCGAGCAGCAGCGAGAGTGGACCCCCATCCACGGCGAGCCCTACAGCTCCGTTCCGTACCGCCCCGACCGCATGCCCGCGGCCGAATCCCTGGCGCAGTCGGCCGAGTTGAGGGACCGAATGCGGGAGCGCCGCACCGTGCGGCAGTTCGCCCCGGACCCCGTGCCCGCGCAGGTCGTGCGGGACGCCATCGCGTGCGCGGCGACCGCCCCGTCCGGCGCGCACCAGCAGCCGTGGACGTTCGTCCTCGTCCAGGACCCGGACGTGCGCCGCCGCATCCGTGAGGCCGCGGAGCACGAGGAGCAGATCTCGTACGACGGCCGCCTCGGCGAGGAGTGGCTCGCGGCCCTGCGCCCCCTCGGCACGGACGAGGTGAAGCCGCACCTGACGGACGCGCCCGCCCTCATCGTCGTCTTCCAGCAGCGGTACTGGCTGGGCGAGGACGGCAC
The window above is part of the Streptomyces venezuelae genome. Proteins encoded here:
- a CDS encoding nitroreductase family protein: MSDTEQQREWTPIHGEPYSSVPYRPDRMPAAESLAQSAELRDRMRERRTVRQFAPDPVPAQVVRDAIACAATAPSGAHQQPWTFVLVQDPDVRRRIREAAEHEEQISYDGRLGEEWLAALRPLGTDEVKPHLTDAPALIVVFQQRYWLGEDGTKHKHYYVDESVGIAVGMLLSALHLSGLAALIHTPSPMRFLREVLGRPENEKAFAVIPVGYPAADCRVPDLVRKSLDQVLVEV
- a CDS encoding lysophospholipid acyltransferase family protein encodes the protein MSVAVTPRQLTLPALLRRALWWTLLTLTGGVERRGRLPRGGCVVVANHSSHADTAALLAALDARHSPAIGAAADYWFASPWRRRICSRLAAGFPVRRTGGGMDDLLAEADGLRAGRAVVLFPEGTRGRDGELGAFHRGALVLAEHAGVPVVPVAIAGTDRLLPKHGRLRPALVRVAVGAPLPASATPAEARDAVAALRRRTAEEPLADSATRKRVAAVAGSRWGLFAGFLWAGAEALSWPLMPELFLAIACVAVPRRALKLSLAALAGSLAGGLLALQLGGSGVQLPQPLTTDRMRAEVRHELAVESAAAVRHQPWNGIPFKVYAREAGRADIAPSDWLARSALSRGSRTLTVGLAFGALGFLAHRLRRRYPLYLALLGTGFTTALTLIVTGWN